The following coding sequences lie in one Mercenaria mercenaria strain notata chromosome 5, MADL_Memer_1, whole genome shotgun sequence genomic window:
- the LOC123557290 gene encoding short-chain collagen C4-like isoform X1, whose translation MPTNMFRICVFWMCMISKHHFELTEEPVCTSRFDYDFKIVEKLFEMDQKIKKAEEEIQRQHQLINRLSTGGSGSVYVRSGRNLCPEHATAIYNGYIAGNKYDKSGSGSDSVCLPSDPVWSNYSDGDDRNRGFIYGTEFDEEGTNIFGYSVFQQDIPCAVCRTKKSALVMIPARAICYPGWKEEYSGYLMSAYHTHPGSHNHICVDSDPEFVARGSNNDNQHILYLMEAQCGSLPCPPYVQGRELTCVVCSA comes from the exons ATGCCTACAAATATGTTTCGAATTTGTGTGTTCTGGATGTGTATGATAAGCAAACATCATTTTGAACTGACAGAGGAACCTGTATGTACATCAAGATTTGATTACGATTTTAAGATCGTTGAAAAACTGTTTGAAATGGACCAGAAAATCAAAAAGGCCGAGGAAGAAATACAGAGACAACATCAGCTAATTAACAGGCTTTCCACTGGTG GAAGTGGCTCAGTGTATGTTAGATCGGGCCGGAACCTATGTCCAGAACATGCTACAGCTATATACAATG GTTACATCGCTGGAAATAAATACGATAAGAGTGGTAGTGGGAGTGATTCCGTGTGTCTTCCTTCTGATCCCGTTTGGTCGAACTATAGTGACGGGGATGACAGAAACAGAGGATTTATTTACGGGACAGAGTTTGACGAGGAGGGTACCAATATTTTTGGTTACTCGGTTTTCCAACAAGACATCCCCTGTGCCGTCTGCAGAACCAAAAAGTCAGCACTTGTCATGATTCCAGCGAGGGCAATATGCTATCCTGGTTGGAAAGAGGAATACAGTGGATATCTCATGTCGGCTTATCATACTCATCCCGGGTCTCATAACCATATATGTGTGGACAGTGATCCAGAGTTCGTAGCTCGCGGTAGCAATAATGATAATCAACATATCTTATATCTCATGGAAGCTCAATGCGGTTCACTACCTTGTCCACCTTACGTCCAAGGACGAGAGCTCACCTGTGTTGTCTGTTCTGCCTAA
- the LOC123557290 gene encoding short-chain collagen C4-like isoform X3 — protein MPTNMFRICVFWMCMISKHHFELTEEPVCTSRFDYDFKIVEKLFEMDQKIKKAEEEIQRQHQLINRLSTGSGSVYVRSGRNLCPEHATAIYNGYIAGNKYDKSGSGSDSVCLPSDPVWSNYSDGDDRNRGFIYGTEFDEEGTNIFGYSVFQQDIPCAVCRTKKSALVMIPARAICYPGWKEEYSGYLMSAYHTHPGSHNHICVDSDPEFVARGSNNDNQHILYLMEAQCGSLPCPPYVQGRELTCVVCSA, from the exons ATGCCTACAAATATGTTTCGAATTTGTGTGTTCTGGATGTGTATGATAAGCAAACATCATTTTGAACTGACAGAGGAACCTGTATGTACATCAAGATTTGATTACGATTTTAAGATCGTTGAAAAACTGTTTGAAATGGACCAGAAAATCAAAAAGGCCGAGGAAGAAATACAGAGACAACATCAGCTAATTAACAGGCTTTCCACTG GAAGTGGCTCAGTGTATGTTAGATCGGGCCGGAACCTATGTCCAGAACATGCTACAGCTATATACAATG GTTACATCGCTGGAAATAAATACGATAAGAGTGGTAGTGGGAGTGATTCCGTGTGTCTTCCTTCTGATCCCGTTTGGTCGAACTATAGTGACGGGGATGACAGAAACAGAGGATTTATTTACGGGACAGAGTTTGACGAGGAGGGTACCAATATTTTTGGTTACTCGGTTTTCCAACAAGACATCCCCTGTGCCGTCTGCAGAACCAAAAAGTCAGCACTTGTCATGATTCCAGCGAGGGCAATATGCTATCCTGGTTGGAAAGAGGAATACAGTGGATATCTCATGTCGGCTTATCATACTCATCCCGGGTCTCATAACCATATATGTGTGGACAGTGATCCAGAGTTCGTAGCTCGCGGTAGCAATAATGATAATCAACATATCTTATATCTCATGGAAGCTCAATGCGGTTCACTACCTTGTCCACCTTACGTCCAAGGACGAGAGCTCACCTGTGTTGTCTGTTCTGCCTAA